The Neomonachus schauinslandi chromosome 4, ASM220157v2, whole genome shotgun sequence genome includes a region encoding these proteins:
- the LOC110575117 gene encoding solute carrier family 2, facilitated glucose transporter member 5, with translation MEQQNPTKKEGRLTLILLLATLIAAFGSSFQYGYNVAAVNSPAELMKAFYNETYYERNNNYINEFSLTLLWSISVSMFPFGGFIGSLMVGPLVNKLGRKGTLLFNNIFSIVPAILMGCSEVARSFEMIIVSRLLVGICAGLSSNVVPMYLGELAPKNLRGALGVVPQVFITIGILVAQIFGLRSLLANKEGWPILLGLTGIPAALQLLFLPFFPESPQYLLIQKKDEVAARNALKRLRGWDDVGSEMEEIWQEDEAEKAAGFISVLKLFSMRSLRWQVISIIILMGGQQLSGVNAIYYYADQIYLSAGVNDHDVQYVTVGTGAVNVLMTVCAVFVVELLGRRVLLLLGFSVCFTACCVLTAALALQDTISWMPYVSITCVISYVIGHALGPSPIPALLITEIFLQSSQPAAFTVGGSVHWLSNFTVGLIFPFIQVGLGPYSFIIFAVICLLTTVYIFQVVPETKAKTFMEINQIFTKMNKVSEVHPEKEEVKDFPVSASGTNSSRGAC, from the exons ATGGAGCAACAGAATCCGACCAAGAAGGAAGGG AGGCTTACACTCATACTTTTACTGGCAACGCTGATAGCCGCATTTGGGTCATCCTTCCAGTATGGGTACAATGTGGCCGCCGTTAACTCCCCTGCTGAG CTCATGAAAGCATTTTATAATGAGACCTACTATGAACGCAACAATAACTACATAAATGAGTTTTCCTTGACATTGCTGTGGTCTATTTCTGTGTCCATGTTCCCCTTTGGAGGCTTCATCGGCTCCCTCATGGTCGGCCCCTTGGTGAATAAACTTGGCAG GAAAGGGACTTTGCTTTTCAACAACATCTTCTCCATTGTCCCCGCGATCTTAATGGGGTGCAGCGAGGTTGCCCGGTCGTTTGAGATGATCATTGTGTCCAGACTTCTGGTGGGAATATGTGCAG GTCTGTCTTCCAATGTTGTCCCCATGTACCTGGGGGAGCTGGCCCCCAAAAACCTGAGGGGGGCCCTCGGGGTGGTACCTCAGGTCTTCATCACCATCGGCATCCTCGTGGCTCAGATCTTTGGTCTTCGGAGCCTCCTCGCAAACAAAGAAG GCTGGCCGATCCTCCTCGGGCTGACCGGGATCCCGGCGGCCCTGCAGCTCCTGTTCTTGCCCTTCTTCCCCGAGAGCCCCCAGTACCTGCTGATTCAGAAGAAGGATGAAGTAGCTGCCAGAAATG CGCTGAAGAGGCTGCGCGGCTGGGACGACGTGGGCTCGGAGATGGAGGAGATCTGGCAGGAGGACGAGGCCGAGAAGGCCGCGGGCTTCATCTCTGTGCTGAAGCTGTTCAGCATGAGGTCCCTGCGGTGGCAGGTCATCTCCATCATCATCCTCATGGGCGGCCAGCAGCTGTCAGGAGTGAACGCA ATCTACTACTACGCAGACCAGATCTACCTGAGCGCGGGGGTGAACGATCATGACGTCCAGTATGTGACGGTGGGCACGGGGGCTGTCAACGTGCTGATGACCGTTTGTGCC GTGTTCGTGGTGGAGCTCTTGGGGCGGCGGGTCCTACTCCTCCTGGGCTTCTCTGTCTGCTTCACGGCCTGCTGTGTGCTCACGGCCGCTCTGGCCCTGCAG GACACAATATCCTGGATGCCTTATGTCAGCATCACCTGCGTCATCTCCTACGTCATAGGACACGCCCTTGGGCCCA gtcCCATCCCCGCGCTACTGATCACGGAGATCTTCCTGCAGTCCTCCCAGCCGGCCGCCTTCACGGTGGGGGGCAGCGTCCACTGGCTCTCCAACTTCACCGTGGGCTTGATCTTCCCCTTCATCCAA GTGGGCCTCGGACCTTACAGCTTCATCATTTTTGCTGTGATTTGTCTCCTCACCACCGTCTACATCTTCCAGGTTGTCCCCGAGACCAAGGCCAAGACATTCATGGAGATCAATCAGATTTTCACCAAGATGAATAAGGTGTCAGAGGTGCACCCAGAGAAGGAGGAAGTAAAGGACTTTCCAGTCTCTGCTTCGGGCACTAACTCGAGCAGAGGAGCCTGTTAA